The genomic DNA TGTTTCTCACAACCCATAGTCTAGTGACTATAGGAGACCCATCAAACTGAAAAGTGTCATCGTCATTGCAGGCACAAGTGCAAGTAATACAGCAAATTCTGTATCATTTGATTTGCGGTGCAAACGGAAACTTTTGATTTCCTCTACAGGTGCTTCCGGAGTTGTCTCAGGAGCAGGAGCGGCTACTACATCTTCTTCGCTTCCGCCACATGAACAACCACATGTTGCACATTTTTTGATCTCAGCCATATTTTTGTTTTATATATTATTTATTTTTTATGATGCAATATATTGCATGTCACCTTTTATGCCGAGGATCGGTCTTTCTCAATCGACCAACAAAAAGAAAAACCGGGTGACATTTGGTCTTGATGACCACCCGGCTTTAACTCATCATGTATCCATTATAGCAGAAAAAAACATGATTGTCAATTCTGATTTTTCATTAATTTTTATTATATCCTCAAATTTTTTCACCTGATCATAAAACACGTTGATTGACAAAGCGTTCAAAGACCTGTACGCTGATAATTCAGAATCATTCTCGCATTTCCCTATCAAAAAAATATGTCACGCGACATTCATGCAACAATAGAAGACAGTGGCAAACGATTGGATAAATTTCTCGTAGAAAAAGATCCGTCTTTGACGCGCGGAGAAATCATTCGCATGATCCGGTCCGGCGCAGTGGAGATCAATGGCAAAAAAGCAAAACCCAGTTACACGATCCATGGTGATGAATATATTTTCATCGGTGCATATCGCGATAAATCCAAAGATATCGTGCCAAATCGCAATCTCGTGATCGATGTCGTGGAAGGTACGGAAAATTTTATCGTGATCAACAAGCAACGCGGTTTGCAAGTGCACCCCAGTCACAGAGAGCGCTATGAAACACTGGTCAATGCCCTCTTGGCACGATTCCCGGAAATTGTCGGCGTAGGGGAGGATGAAGAACGACCGGGTATCGTACATCGCTTGGACAAAGACACGACAGGACTCATCATTGTTGCGCGTAATCAAAAATCTTTTGCAGACTTAAAGGAACTTTTCAGCCAGAGAAAATTACAAAAGACATATTATGCCCTTGTCTTTGGTCTTTTTGCAGAAAAAAAAGGCGTGATCGATGCACCGATCGCGCGTGCAACATCGTACACCAAACAAAAGATCGCCTTCGGGAAATACAAAGGTGACGCACGCGATGCCGTGACAGAATATGAAGTGGTCAAAGAATATACATTGGCAAATGGCATGGAATTATCATTGGTCAAAGTATTGCCAAAAACCGGACGCACACATCAAATCCGCGTACACATGGCGCACAGCGGACATCCGCTTCTCGGAGATGAGAGATACTACACCAAGAATGAAAAGAGGATACAAATTACCATTCCCGAGATCTACGAACCACATACGTTTTACCTCCACGCAAAAGAAATCTCCTTTGACTTATATGACAAATCATACCACTATACTGTAGAATATCCGGATCGCTTTAGTGCATTGTTGCAATATTTGCAATCTTTTGAAGTATAAATTGAGCTAATTTAATATGAATTCTTGCAGGTGTCATTCCCGTGAAAACGGGAATCCACTGAATGCGCTAAAATATGATAACATTCCCATTGCCTAATTTCATTACAAATATATTTATATGACACAACAAATAAAGAAAAACGAAAAGAAGAAGTATCGCGTGAAACGTTCTCGTGCAGGCTTGGGGCTTTTTGCCGTTGAAAAAATCACAAAAGGTGAGTTTATCATCGAATACACCGGCGAAAAAATTTCACACGAAGAAGCAGACCGTCGCGGTGGACGATACCTTTTTATACTTACAGAAGAAATCGTTTTGGACGGAAAAGGACGAGAACACACCGCCCGCTATATCAATCATGCCTGCACACCAAACGCGGAAGCGGTAATTGAGGATGATGAACACGTAATGATCTATGCGACCAGAGACATTTTGCCACACGAAGAAATTACATATGATTACGGAACTCAATATGTGGAAGAATTGATCAAAGAAGAAGGATGCCGATGTGCTGGGTGTTGTATATAGAAAAAACATGGATCTATAAAATTATTTTGTATAACAAAAATTAAAAACGACCCATCCTATGATAAGTAATGGGTCGTTTTTTTATTGGTAGTTAAATTAGAAATTTAATTTGACAAAAAAATAGTCATCCTTTGTTTATTGGCATCTTCTCAGGTCATCAATGATACGCAACAATACTGGATTTTTTAACTTACTCTCCGCTCCCGATAAAAATACGGACAGATCTCTATTGTGTTGTTTTCCGTAAATGAACGATTGTATGCCTCTTTCTGAAAAATCCAACTCCTTTACGAACTGCGCCTCTGCAGTTTTTTGCTCTTCATACTCCTCCCAGTAAGTGATACAAAATTTCAACCACGGCGAATCTCCAAATATTTTGTAAATGGCTGCTCTTTCCCGTTTTTGCTTTTCTTCTTTTGACATTTCCCCCGGCCTCGTATCACCTGCATAAACTTCCACAACATCATGAACCAAGATCATTATAAAAACTTTAAGTAGCTCGAGATTAAGTGAATGCTTGGATATAATCAAAAGCGCCAACATACACATCCCATAAACATGGTCCGCTACCGATTCACACTTGTCCACTGGGACATCTCGTCCTTTTTGTGGCCAACCTTGACGCAGTATCTGCTTGAGATGATTGACTTGCAAATAGATAAATAATATTGGATCAATTTGATCTTCCATTCCTAAAACCAAATGGACTGGGTTAGTGTTTTTATCGTTTATCTTCATAATTTTCTCCTATGTTGAAGATATTTGTTAAACAACTATTGAATAATGAGGCTATCACATTATTTAGAAATAATCAAATTTTGTATCTGCCTGCATTCCTCAATCTCCCCAAATAATTTCTTCTGTTTCACTATTCGATCTTCTCAAAACAAAAAACAGCATTGACAGCTGTTTTTTGATCTCTTTGAGCGAGTGAGCGGAATCGAACCGCCGTTTCTACCTTGGCAAGGTGGTGTAATAACCATTATACGA from Parcubacteria group bacterium includes the following:
- a CDS encoding HD domain-containing protein — encoded protein: MKINDKNTNPVHLVLGMEDQIDPILFIYLQVNHLKQILRQGWPQKGRDVPVDKCESVADHVYGMCMLALLIISKHSLNLELLKVFIMILVHDVVEVYAGDTRPGEMSKEEKQKRERAAIYKIFGDSPWLKFCITYWEEYEEQKTAEAQFVKELDFSERGIQSFIYGKQHNRDLSVFLSGAESKLKNPVLLRIIDDLRRCQ
- a CDS encoding RluA family pseudouridine synthase; protein product: MSRDIHATIEDSGKRLDKFLVEKDPSLTRGEIIRMIRSGAVEINGKKAKPSYTIHGDEYIFIGAYRDKSKDIVPNRNLVIDVVEGTENFIVINKQRGLQVHPSHRERYETLVNALLARFPEIVGVGEDEERPGIVHRLDKDTTGLIIVARNQKSFADLKELFSQRKLQKTYYALVFGLFAEKKGVIDAPIARATSYTKQKIAFGKYKGDARDAVTEYEVVKEYTLANGMELSLVKVLPKTGRTHQIRVHMAHSGHPLLGDERYYTKNEKRIQITIPEIYEPHTFYLHAKEISFDLYDKSYHYTVEYPDRFSALLQYLQSFEV
- a CDS encoding SET domain-containing protein-lysine N-methyltransferase, whose amino-acid sequence is MTQQIKKNEKKKYRVKRSRAGLGLFAVEKITKGEFIIEYTGEKISHEEADRRGGRYLFILTEEIVLDGKGREHTARYINHACTPNAEAVIEDDEHVMIYATRDILPHEEITYDYGTQYVEELIKEEGCRCAGCCI